From Candidatus Obscuribacterales bacterium, a single genomic window includes:
- the metH gene encoding methionine synthase: MTSAFLDRLHHPSRPVIVFDGAMGTSLQAQNLTAADFGGPEYEGCNEYLVITAPEAVRKVHADFLAAGADVIETDTFGGTSIVLAEYDLGDRAYELNKTAAALAKSVTADFATPDKPRFVAGSIGPGTKLPTLGHIDYDTLKDAFVEQVEGLLDGGVDLFIVETCQDVLQIKAALNAIEQVFQAKGDRRPVMVSVTMEVTGTMLVGSDISAVLTILEPYPIDILGLNCATGPDRMMEHIKYLCEQSPFVVSCIPNAGLPENVGGHAHYKLTPMELRMALTRFVEDWGVQVVGGCCGTRPDHIAQLSELATQFAPKPRDVRQAIVPRLPLHYTPAAASIYSAQPYDQDNSFLIIGERLNASGSKKCRTLLNEEDWDGLVALAKSQVKEGAHVLDVNVDYVGRDGVKDMHNLVSRLVTNATLPLMLDSTEWQKMEAGLKVAGGKCLLNSTNYEDGEERFLKVLELAKQYGAGVVIGTIDEEGMARTAERKFAIAQRAYRDVLDFGIPAHEIFYDPLALPISTGIEEDRANGKATLEAIAQIRQNLPGVHIVLGISNISFGLNPAARVALNSMFLHLAMEVGLDAAIVSASKILPLAKIDPHHQTVCRQLIFDERQFEGDVCTYDPLTELTQLFEGATTKRDRSQDKTLPIEEQLKQHIIDGERIGLEDALAQALNHYAPLEIINTFLLDGMKVVGDLFGSGQMQLPFVLQSAETMKAAVAYLEPFMDKEASDQNTGKGTVIIATVKGDVHDIGKNLVDIILSNNGYRVINLGIKQPVDSIIDAYETHRADCIAMSGLLVKSTAFMKENLETFKERGITVPVILGGAALTPKFVYEDCQNAYNGRVIYGKDAFADLHFMDKLMPAKGQGEWDDRQGFLTEAADLPLDGVATTGAPVEESNDVDSQPVDEPANTERSEAIALDIPRPTPPFWGTQVLNPADIPMDEVLWYLDLQALVAGQWQFRKPKGQSREDYDAFLAEKVYPILDHWKQKILDEDLLQPQIVYGYFPCQSDGNALHLYNPDHPTETADKPLATFQFPRQRSLRRLCIADFFAPVDSGQIDVFPMQAVTVGERATAYAKQLFDSNQYTDYLYFHGLAVQVAEALAEWTHARIRRELGIGAEDPTTIRDVLAQRYQGSRYSFGYPACPNMQDQYVLLELLDTQRIQLHMDESEQLYPEQSTTAIIAYHPQAKYFSA; this comes from the coding sequence ATGACCTCTGCTTTTCTCGATCGTCTTCATCACCCCAGTCGTCCCGTGATTGTGTTTGACGGAGCCATGGGGACGTCTTTACAGGCACAAAACTTGACCGCCGCAGACTTTGGTGGACCAGAGTATGAAGGCTGCAACGAATATTTGGTGATCACGGCTCCGGAGGCCGTGCGCAAAGTCCATGCAGACTTTTTGGCAGCCGGGGCCGATGTGATTGAGACCGATACCTTTGGCGGTACGTCGATTGTCCTGGCTGAATACGACTTGGGCGATCGCGCCTATGAGCTCAACAAAACGGCAGCGGCATTGGCAAAATCGGTGACGGCCGACTTTGCCACCCCCGACAAGCCGCGATTTGTGGCCGGATCCATCGGGCCAGGCACCAAACTACCAACCCTGGGGCATATTGACTACGACACCCTCAAAGATGCCTTTGTGGAGCAGGTGGAGGGCTTATTGGATGGTGGGGTAGATCTGTTTATTGTGGAAACCTGTCAGGATGTGCTGCAAATTAAGGCGGCGCTGAATGCCATCGAGCAGGTGTTTCAAGCGAAGGGCGATCGCCGGCCGGTGATGGTATCGGTGACCATGGAAGTAACGGGCACCATGCTGGTGGGCTCGGATATCAGCGCCGTGCTAACCATTTTAGAACCCTATCCCATCGACATTTTGGGGCTCAACTGCGCCACCGGCCCCGACCGCATGATGGAGCATATCAAATATCTCTGCGAACAGTCGCCCTTTGTGGTGTCCTGCATTCCCAACGCGGGGCTGCCGGAAAATGTCGGCGGGCACGCCCACTACAAGCTGACGCCGATGGAATTGCGCATGGCCCTGACTCGCTTTGTGGAAGATTGGGGAGTGCAGGTGGTGGGCGGCTGCTGCGGCACCCGGCCGGATCACATTGCCCAGCTATCGGAACTGGCGACCCAGTTCGCACCCAAACCCCGCGACGTGCGGCAGGCGATCGTGCCTCGGCTACCGCTGCACTACACCCCCGCTGCCGCTTCTATCTACTCGGCCCAGCCCTATGACCAAGACAACTCCTTCTTAATCATTGGCGAACGCCTCAACGCCAGCGGCTCGAAGAAATGCCGCACCTTGCTGAATGAGGAAGACTGGGATGGTCTTGTGGCCTTGGCTAAATCCCAGGTGAAGGAAGGGGCCCATGTTCTAGATGTGAACGTCGATTATGTCGGTCGAGATGGCGTCAAGGATATGCATAACCTGGTGTCGCGCCTGGTGACCAATGCCACGCTGCCCCTGATGCTCGACTCCACGGAATGGCAAAAGATGGAAGCGGGGCTGAAGGTGGCCGGCGGCAAATGTTTGCTCAACTCCACCAACTATGAGGATGGAGAAGAGCGCTTCCTGAAAGTGCTAGAGCTCGCCAAGCAATACGGTGCAGGCGTGGTGATCGGCACCATTGACGAAGAGGGCATGGCGCGCACGGCCGAACGCAAGTTTGCCATCGCTCAGCGAGCCTATCGCGATGTTCTAGACTTTGGCATTCCTGCCCATGAAATTTTCTACGATCCCCTGGCGCTGCCGATTTCCACCGGGATCGAAGAGGATCGGGCCAATGGTAAAGCAACCCTGGAGGCGATCGCCCAGATCCGCCAAAACCTTCCCGGCGTCCACATTGTGCTGGGTATCTCCAACATTTCCTTTGGGCTTAACCCGGCTGCCCGAGTCGCGCTCAACTCCATGTTCCTGCACCTAGCCATGGAGGTGGGGCTGGACGCTGCCATTGTCAGCGCCTCCAAGATTCTGCCCTTGGCTAAGATTGATCCCCACCATCAAACCGTCTGCCGACAGCTAATCTTTGATGAACGACAGTTTGAGGGCGATGTCTGCACCTACGATCCCCTCACGGAACTCACCCAGTTGTTTGAAGGAGCCACCACCAAGCGCGATCGCTCCCAAGACAAAACCCTGCCCATTGAAGAACAGCTCAAACAACACATTATTGATGGTGAACGCATTGGTCTAGAAGACGCCCTTGCCCAGGCCCTAAACCACTATGCGCCCCTAGAGATCATTAATACCTTCCTCCTTGATGGCATGAAAGTGGTGGGAGACCTCTTCGGCTCTGGGCAGATGCAGCTTCCCTTTGTGCTGCAATCGGCTGAAACCATGAAGGCGGCCGTGGCCTACCTAGAGCCGTTTATGGACAAAGAAGCCTCTGACCAAAATACCGGCAAGGGCACCGTGATCATTGCCACCGTCAAGGGCGACGTTCACGACATTGGCAAAAACCTTGTGGATATCATCCTATCCAACAACGGCTATCGGGTGATTAACCTCGGCATCAAACAGCCGGTTGACAGCATTATCGACGCCTACGAAACCCATCGCGCCGACTGTATCGCCATGAGCGGCCTGCTGGTGAAATCAACGGCGTTTATGAAGGAGAACCTAGAAACCTTCAAAGAACGTGGCATCACAGTGCCGGTGATTCTGGGCGGTGCGGCTCTGACGCCGAAATTTGTCTATGAAGATTGCCAAAATGCCTATAACGGTCGGGTGATTTATGGCAAGGATGCCTTTGCCGACCTGCATTTCATGGATAAGCTTATGCCGGCCAAGGGGCAGGGAGAGTGGGATGATCGCCAAGGGTTCTTGACGGAGGCGGCCGATCTACCCTTAGATGGCGTGGCGACGACAGGGGCTCCGGTTGAGGAAAGCAACGACGTTGACTCCCAACCCGTGGACGAACCCGCTAATACCGAACGATCAGAAGCGATCGCCCTAGATATTCCTCGCCCCACCCCGCCTTTCTGGGGAACCCAAGTGCTGAATCCTGCCGATATTCCCATGGACGAAGTGCTGTGGTATCTCGACCTGCAGGCCTTGGTGGCAGGGCAGTGGCAGTTCCGTAAACCCAAGGGGCAGTCTCGGGAAGACTACGACGCCTTCCTCGCCGAGAAGGTTTATCCCATCCTCGACCATTGGAAGCAAAAGATCCTCGACGAAGACCTGCTGCAACCCCAGATCGTCTACGGCTATTTCCCCTGCCAGTCCGATGGCAATGCCCTGCATCTCTACAATCCCGATCATCCCACCGAGACAGCCGACAAGCCCCTGGCCACCTTCCAGTTTCCTCGGCAGCGATCGCTGCGGCGGTTGTGCATTGCCGACTTCTTTGCGCCGGTAGACTCCGGGCAGATCGACGTGTTTCCCATGCAGGCGGTGACGGTGGGCGAACGCGCAACAGCCTATGCCAAGCAGTTGTTTGACAGCAACCAATATACCGACTACCTCTATTTCCATGGGCTAGCGGTACAGGTCGCCGAAGCCTTGGCCGAATGGACCCATGCTCGCATTCGGAGGGAATTGGGTATTGGAGCAGAGGATCCTACGACGATTCGTGATGTGCTGGCCCAGCGCTATCAAGGATCACGTTACAGCTTTGGCTACCCCGCCTGCCCCAATATGCAGGATCAGTATGTGCTGCTGGAACTGTTGGACACGCAGCGCATTCAGTTACATATGGACGAAAGTGAACAACTCTACCCAGAGCAGTCCACCACAGCGATTATTGCCTACCATCCTCAAGCCAAATACTTTAGCGCTTAA
- a CDS encoding pentapeptide repeat-containing protein, producing MSSRTVICCALRQTSLILGLLAIASCASHSDQVEQLLDTNACPTCDLSGTNLQRLDLQQADLRGANLQETNLQQANLRDVLLIGANLQQANLIRVNLDDAILVNANLQSANLQRARLRGADLRGAQFSGANLESADLSHSSLDPVALESATLCATVMPDQTTENRDCD from the coding sequence GTGTCGAGTCGAACTGTGATCTGTTGTGCTCTACGCCAAACCAGTCTGATTCTTGGGCTACTGGCGATCGCCAGTTGTGCGTCCCATTCGGATCAGGTCGAACAATTGCTAGACACGAATGCCTGCCCGACCTGTGACTTGTCTGGCACCAATTTGCAGCGCCTCGACTTACAGCAAGCTGATTTAAGAGGAGCGAATCTTCAAGAAACAAACCTCCAACAAGCTAATTTACGTGACGTACTCCTGATTGGAGCAAACCTACAACAGGCCAATCTCATCCGCGTCAATTTGGATGATGCCATTTTGGTTAACGCGAACCTACAATCGGCTAACTTACAGCGAGCCCGGCTGAGGGGTGCCGATCTACGAGGGGCTCAGTTTAGTGGGGCCAATCTCGAATCAGCAGACCTCAGCCATTCCTCTTTAGATCCCGTAGCGCTCGAATCTGCAACGTTATGCGCTACGGTCATGCCTGACCAAACAACAGAAAATCGAGATTGCGATTAG
- a CDS encoding SRPBCC family protein — protein sequence MLGFWTKFARRDRLMYPLVGTYRALSSASADELWQKVVNFADVSWHPILARTNVPRGLLPKPGLIFEAVTRLSPIPIRIFVERVNPRELLSIRIMAMPGVEERVTYRVESTLCGSYISYSVTLKGWLSPLVWSIIRPYAEKVVDRLVHAAEQDRLSAALPGGSRPVRSSFQDLLSLTLMVGSVSLWIGQPLWCSV from the coding sequence ATGCTTGGGTTTTGGACAAAATTCGCCCGCCGCGATCGCCTGATGTATCCCCTAGTCGGCACATACCGAGCCCTAAGCTCTGCCTCTGCAGATGAGCTATGGCAAAAGGTGGTGAATTTTGCTGATGTCTCTTGGCATCCCATTCTGGCACGCACCAACGTCCCTCGGGGGCTACTCCCTAAGCCTGGTCTGATTTTTGAGGCCGTCACTCGGCTATCGCCCATTCCCATCCGAATTTTTGTGGAACGGGTCAATCCCCGAGAATTGCTGAGCATTCGAATTATGGCCATGCCAGGAGTAGAAGAACGCGTCACCTATCGCGTGGAATCAACCCTGTGCGGCAGCTACATTTCCTACTCTGTGACCCTTAAGGGTTGGCTCTCTCCCCTCGTGTGGTCTATTATTCGTCCCTATGCAGAGAAAGTGGTGGATCGCCTAGTTCATGCCGCCGAACAAGATCGTCTATCTGCTGCGCTCCCCGGTGGTTCACGCCCCGTCCGCAGTAGCTTTCAAGACTTACTAAGCCTAACGCTCATGGTCGGCAGCGTTAGCCTCTGGATAGGACAACCCCTCTGGTGCAGTGTTTAA
- a CDS encoding EAL domain-containing protein, with product MKTILVIEDEQAIRSNIARILHYGNFQVIEAGDGQAGVEAARSYLPDLIICDIMMPLLDGYGVFRELSDDAETAIIPFIFLSAKADRSDMRQGMILGADDYLTKPFTSAELLQAITARLSKKASVTDPYVNEMKRTVANLSQVAYSDPLTNLPNRILLRHRLNELLRPLKQQRSSTIVAVFCVNIRRFRDVNSLYGQSVGDMLLKAVGDRLLNIAGSDRIVARLGGNEFCVVWADILVPEDVGVLAQHLIDQLQQPYELGDHLLNIRVNLGAALYPEHGETPDALLPRAETAEHWGQQKGSQGYQIYDPAMTQMDQDRRQLELDLQRAIAELEFELYYQPQVNVITGRLLGLEALLRWNHPTRGLLLPADFMVVAEDMGLMTPIGEWVLSTAVSQLKVWQDRSLATLKISINLSARQFKHTNLVHHITQVLQETQLDPTCLMLELTETSLMENIDDAVQTLNQLRDMGVGIAVDDFGTGYSSLSNLKRLPITLLKIDQSFVCRIIEDKQDAAITTAIIAMAQSLNLKVIAEGVETRDQLSFLKKHGCYAIQGYICSPPVPTEEVADCIERPTLLDPNF from the coding sequence ATGAAAACAATTTTAGTTATTGAAGACGAACAAGCAATTCGCTCGAATATTGCGCGAATTTTACACTATGGAAATTTTCAGGTTATTGAGGCAGGCGATGGTCAGGCTGGCGTAGAAGCGGCTAGGAGCTATCTGCCGGATTTAATTATTTGTGACATTATGATGCCGCTGCTCGATGGCTATGGAGTGTTTCGAGAGCTATCGGATGATGCTGAAACTGCTATCATTCCTTTTATTTTTTTGAGCGCTAAGGCCGATCGCTCTGATATGCGCCAGGGTATGATCCTGGGCGCAGATGATTACTTAACGAAGCCGTTTACAAGTGCCGAGTTGCTGCAGGCGATTACGGCTCGTCTGTCGAAAAAGGCCAGTGTCACCGATCCCTACGTGAATGAAATGAAGCGAACGGTGGCGAACTTGAGCCAGGTGGCCTACAGCGACCCGCTGACCAATTTACCCAACCGGATTTTGCTGCGCCATCGTCTCAACGAATTGCTGCGTCCCCTCAAACAGCAACGTAGCTCTACCATCGTGGCGGTGTTTTGTGTCAACATTCGTCGGTTTCGCGATGTGAATAGCCTCTATGGTCAATCGGTGGGGGACATGCTGCTGAAGGCAGTTGGCGATCGCTTACTGAACATAGCCGGGAGCGATCGCATTGTTGCTCGCCTCGGGGGCAATGAGTTTTGTGTGGTCTGGGCAGATATTTTAGTGCCGGAAGATGTGGGCGTGTTGGCTCAGCACTTGATTGACCAGCTTCAACAGCCCTATGAGTTGGGCGATCATCTTCTCAATATTCGGGTCAATCTCGGTGCAGCCCTCTATCCTGAGCATGGCGAAACGCCGGATGCCCTCTTGCCTCGGGCAGAAACCGCCGAGCATTGGGGGCAGCAGAAGGGGAGCCAGGGGTATCAAATCTATGATCCAGCTATGACCCAGATGGATCAAGATCGTCGCCAGTTGGAGCTAGACCTCCAGAGGGCGATCGCTGAACTAGAGTTTGAGCTGTATTATCAACCCCAAGTTAATGTGATTACCGGGCGGTTGCTGGGGCTAGAAGCCCTGCTGCGCTGGAATCACCCCACTCGGGGGCTCTTACTGCCCGCAGATTTTATGGTGGTTGCCGAAGATATGGGTTTGATGACCCCAATTGGCGAATGGGTGCTGTCTACGGCAGTCTCTCAGTTGAAGGTTTGGCAAGATCGATCCTTAGCGACCTTAAAAATTTCCATCAATCTCTCTGCCCGCCAATTCAAGCACACCAACTTGGTGCATCACATTACCCAGGTGCTTCAAGAAACCCAGCTCGATCCCACCTGCCTCATGCTGGAGCTAACCGAAACCAGCTTGATGGAAAATATTGATGATGCGGTGCAAACCCTCAACCAGTTGCGAGATATGGGGGTGGGGATTGCGGTGGATGACTTTGGTACGGGTTATTCTTCCTTGAGCAACCTGAAGCGGCTGCCGATCACGCTGCTGAAAATTGACCAATCTTTTGTCTGCCGAATTATTGAGGATAAGCAGGATGCTGCTATTACCACTGCCATTATTGCCATGGCCCAAAGCTTAAATTTGAAGGTGATTGCCGAAGGCGTGGAAACCCGCGACCAGCTTTCATTCCTCAAAAAACACGGCTGCTACGCGATCCAAGGCTACATTTGCAGCCCACCTGTACCCACCGAGGAGGTAGCAGACTGCATTGAACGGCCTACCTTGCTAGATCCCAATTTCTAA
- a CDS encoding MlaE family lipid ABC transporter permease subunit: protein MSGQLSTSSLSRWFQRLIAAALLGGQVVVHLARGRIHRRNTLDQMAMVGPESLLIALLTASFVGMVFTIQVAREFIAFGATTAVGGVLALALVRELAPVLTAVILAGRVGSAFAAEIGTMRVTEQIDALQMLKTDPIDYLVIPRVIACCAMLPILTLLSFLTGLGGGMLISEGLYDISRTVFIDSAQSFLSVWDLVSASIKAGVFGLLIAIIGSSWGLTTTGGAKGVGQSTTTAVVTMLLAIFVFNFFLSWLMFQGPGSASLAT from the coding sequence TTGAGCGGACAACTGAGCACGTCTAGTCTAAGTCGCTGGTTTCAGCGCCTGATTGCCGCCGCCCTCCTCGGCGGTCAAGTCGTTGTCCATTTAGCCCGTGGACGTATTCATCGGCGCAATACGCTGGACCAAATGGCTATGGTGGGGCCAGAGTCATTGTTGATTGCGCTGCTCACCGCCAGTTTTGTGGGTATGGTCTTTACCATCCAAGTTGCCCGAGAATTTATTGCCTTTGGAGCCACGACGGCCGTTGGAGGCGTGTTAGCCCTGGCCCTTGTGCGCGAACTAGCTCCGGTGTTAACCGCTGTGATTTTAGCCGGACGGGTTGGATCGGCCTTTGCCGCAGAAATTGGCACCATGCGCGTGACAGAGCAAATCGATGCCCTGCAAATGCTCAAAACTGACCCGATTGACTACCTGGTGATTCCTCGGGTGATCGCCTGTTGTGCCATGCTGCCGATTCTAACGCTGCTGTCGTTTTTGACCGGGCTGGGTGGTGGGATGCTGATCTCGGAAGGGCTCTATGACATTTCCCGCACGGTGTTTATCGACTCAGCCCAAAGCTTTCTCTCCGTCTGGGATCTGGTCAGTGCTTCCATCAAAGCTGGGGTATTTGGGCTACTGATTGCCATTATTGGCTCTAGCTGGGGCTTAACCACCACTGGAGGAGCCAAAGGGGTAGGACAATCTACGACCACGGCCGTTGTGACCATGCTGCTGGCGATCTTTGTGTTTAACTTTTTTCTCTCCTGGCTGATGTTCCAAGGGCCAGGCAGTGCTTCCCTGGCAACCTAA
- a CDS encoding M48 family metallopeptidase — MMNFLPTLYRQLRRRWFYGLMSVVMALGLVLGTPQPGQALSFLELIFRGIQVIQLSNMSDSQEVQIGGQINEQLVTQQFSLYTNQSVNAYIDEIGQALVPYSDRSDIPYVFQVVDDEQVNAFATMGGYVYVTTGLIEEADNEAELASVIGHEIGHIVARHAVKQMRERAIAAGVASAAGLDRNTAVAIGVELAINRPNSRQDEYEADELGLATIVEAGYAPSAMVSFMEKLLGGGSVPTFLSTHPNTADRIERLNGMIDDETADVGEGLDGAAYTARIAPLG; from the coding sequence ATGATGAACTTCCTCCCCACGCTTTATCGTCAACTTCGCCGCCGCTGGTTTTATGGGCTGATGTCTGTAGTCATGGCGTTAGGACTTGTTCTGGGCACACCACAACCAGGACAGGCTCTGAGCTTCCTTGAATTAATTTTTCGAGGCATTCAGGTCATTCAGTTGTCCAATATGTCTGACTCCCAAGAGGTGCAGATTGGTGGACAAATTAATGAACAATTGGTGACGCAGCAATTTTCGCTTTACACCAATCAATCGGTGAATGCCTATATTGATGAAATTGGTCAAGCTCTCGTACCCTACAGCGATCGCTCTGACATTCCCTACGTATTCCAAGTGGTGGATGATGAGCAGGTGAATGCTTTTGCGACCATGGGCGGCTATGTCTATGTCACGACAGGGTTGATTGAAGAGGCGGACAATGAGGCAGAATTGGCCAGCGTCATCGGCCATGAAATTGGTCATATTGTTGCTCGTCATGCCGTAAAGCAAATGCGTGAACGGGCGATCGCCGCTGGTGTAGCCTCTGCAGCAGGGCTAGATCGCAACACAGCCGTGGCCATTGGGGTTGAGCTAGCGATTAACCGACCCAACAGTCGTCAAGATGAATACGAGGCTGATGAACTAGGGCTAGCGACTATTGTCGAGGCTGGCTATGCCCCTTCTGCCATGGTGTCATTTATGGAAAAACTATTGGGCGGGGGCTCTGTTCCGACATTCCTCAGTACGCACCCCAACACGGCTGACCGGATTGAACGCCTCAACGGCATGATTGACGATGAAACAGCCGATGTGGGCGAGGGTCTAGACGGGGCTGCTTACACAGCACGGATCGCGCCCTTGGGCTAG
- a CDS encoding pitrilysin family protein: protein MRCKTPDGQDGQGRWAPWRMIAIAMGLCLSVTLWLVPQPSAIARTLSARATDIQPYLDRVDNQITEFTLDNGIRFIVMERHQAPVVSFMIHFNVGAAEEEDGKTGAAHYLEHLAFKGTSLVGTYDYEAERPLLDQLDALFDQILAARAAGDIDEEARLQAEFDAVQAEAATYVNQNEFGRIVEEAGGVGLNATTSADATRYFYSLPANKLELWMSLESERFLDPVFREFYEEKDVILEERRMRTDNSPVGKMIEAFLETSFPDYIYGRPVIGYEDDLRNMTRDDIYDFYTTHYTPRRMTVTMVGDVNPREVERLARIYFSRYPDRPNAPDVVAELTPQTEPRDVTLYLNSEPWYLEGYHRPDLNHPDHSVYTVINGILTSGRTSRLYKSLVQDGRIALDMGAADGFPGDRFPNLVLFYGLTAPGHTVDEIKTVMNQEFDRLRTEPVTADELERVKTQSLASLVRSLSSNQGMASLLASYQAKTGSWRNLFSELDAINQVTAEDVMRVAQTMFRPDNVTTGRILPLEEQEET from the coding sequence ATGCGATGTAAAACCCCAGATGGGCAAGATGGACAGGGCCGCTGGGCTCCATGGCGAATGATAGCGATCGCCATGGGTCTATGCTTAAGTGTCACGCTCTGGTTAGTACCCCAGCCTAGTGCGATCGCCCGTACCTTATCTGCTCGGGCCACCGACATCCAGCCCTATCTCGATCGCGTAGACAATCAGATTACAGAGTTTACCCTCGACAACGGCATTCGCTTCATTGTCATGGAGCGTCATCAAGCGCCGGTGGTCTCGTTTATGATCCATTTCAACGTTGGGGCAGCAGAGGAAGAAGATGGCAAGACCGGCGCAGCCCACTATCTAGAGCATTTGGCCTTTAAGGGAACCTCCCTTGTAGGCACCTACGACTATGAGGCCGAACGTCCCCTGCTCGACCAATTGGATGCACTGTTTGACCAAATCTTGGCGGCACGGGCGGCGGGTGATATCGACGAGGAGGCAAGACTGCAGGCAGAGTTTGACGCTGTGCAGGCAGAGGCAGCTACCTATGTCAACCAAAATGAATTTGGACGAATTGTGGAAGAGGCTGGCGGCGTAGGCTTGAATGCCACCACTTCGGCTGATGCTACGCGATATTTTTATAGTCTACCGGCCAATAAACTAGAGCTTTGGATGTCGCTGGAGTCAGAGCGGTTCCTCGACCCAGTATTTCGCGAGTTCTATGAAGAAAAGGATGTCATTTTAGAAGAACGGCGGATGCGCACCGACAATTCCCCCGTTGGCAAAATGATTGAGGCATTTTTGGAAACCAGCTTTCCTGACTATATCTACGGTCGTCCGGTGATTGGCTATGAAGACGATCTACGGAACATGACCCGGGATGATATCTACGATTTCTATACCACCCACTACACCCCTCGGCGGATGACCGTGACCATGGTCGGCGATGTCAATCCTCGTGAGGTAGAGCGTCTGGCGCGAATCTACTTCAGCCGCTACCCCGATCGCCCCAATGCTCCTGATGTGGTGGCCGAGTTGACACCCCAAACCGAACCTCGGGACGTCACCCTCTACCTCAACTCAGAACCTTGGTATCTAGAAGGCTACCACCGGCCTGATCTCAACCATCCCGACCATTCTGTCTATACCGTCATTAACGGTATTTTGACCAGTGGACGCACGTCTCGACTCTACAAGTCCTTGGTGCAGGATGGACGAATCGCTTTGGATATGGGCGCTGCGGATGGGTTCCCGGGCGATCGCTTCCCTAATCTGGTGCTGTTTTATGGTCTAACCGCACCGGGGCATACGGTGGATGAAATCAAAACGGTGATGAACCAAGAGTTCGATCGCTTGCGTACCGAACCGGTCACAGCCGATGAACTCGAGCGCGTTAAAACTCAATCCCTTGCCAGCTTGGTGCGCAGTCTATCCTCCAATCAAGGCATGGCTAGCCTCTTGGCATCCTATCAGGCCAAAACAGGCAGTTGGCGCAATCTCTTTTCCGAGCTAGATGCCATTAATCAAGTCACCGCTGAGGACGTGATGCGGGTCGCCCAGACCATGTTCCGCCCTGATAATGTCACCACAGGACGAATTTTGCCGCTGGAAGAACAGGAAGAAACCTAG
- a CDS encoding response regulator — MARQKIVIVDDSRIIRMQVRDMLPQGNFEVFEAKDGAEGIDVIQQEQPSLVVIDFFMPNMNGWEVVQRMQKDAVLCRIPVVMMSGRKEDVVAAVPELFDYFEFLSKPFDAPVLMKAIKAAMIKAKDRRHARPMVAAVADSNGQTSRLTPAVEAQPSPPDEAHHLLESLRADIKTLQTHNAHLQSEVNTLKKQVTQLVSFVRKKLQ, encoded by the coding sequence ATGGCCAGGCAAAAAATTGTAATTGTTGACGATAGCCGCATCATCCGGATGCAAGTTCGAGACATGCTGCCTCAGGGCAATTTCGAAGTGTTTGAAGCCAAGGATGGGGCAGAAGGAATCGATGTGATTCAGCAGGAACAGCCTAGCTTAGTGGTCATCGACTTCTTTATGCCCAATATGAACGGTTGGGAGGTGGTGCAGCGGATGCAGAAAGATGCCGTCCTGTGTCGCATCCCTGTGGTCATGATGTCGGGGCGAAAGGAGGATGTAGTCGCCGCCGTACCAGAACTGTTTGACTATTTTGAGTTTTTGAGTAAGCCCTTTGATGCACCCGTGCTCATGAAAGCCATCAAGGCCGCCATGATCAAGGCCAAAGACCGTCGCCATGCCAGACCCATGGTGGCGGCAGTAGCAGACAGCAATGGACAGACGTCCCGCCTTACTCCAGCCGTTGAGGCTCAGCCTAGCCCACCCGATGAGGCCCATCATCTGCTGGAAAGCCTCCGGGCAGACATTAAAACCCTGCAAACCCATAATGCTCACCTCCAAAGCGAAGTGAATACCCTCAAGAAACAGGTGACGCAGCTCGTATCGTTTGTTCGCAAAAAGTTACAGTAA